From one Anaerolineae bacterium genomic stretch:
- a CDS encoding glycosyltransferase family 39 protein, with translation MSKTSPHYLKNQYTWLLWLLIGVVVVIPRILDLDVFYARDELAVWPWADEFALAVWQGNPAGTLTESDYPGIPLFWAQTLFLTLKYNVPALFPHTGLPLENLFDGRTLDLLAERRLVVGLFVSGQILAAVWLARRLFGWTVALLAVVFLGLDPFSLTEARVLRLEMISDQFVFLSLLTYFLYLRERRWGWILLSGVMAGLGVSSKTAAGLVAPYIWLLLLLEFVFARRARPEKLKRVVVNGLIWAGGAIGIFWLIWPAMWVKPLAALNYIFGLGLSQAAEESVWHGDVFFWGRLVPNDPGPFFYPVVLAFRTMPLTWLGVVAALLLLGLLMFYPQGSYARFPLSSPAGPRLGRLSWPGMALVLLLTFIILLLLEMTLVISKVDRFLLLIFPAVGMLSALGLAAFFEWLANGAARLWAKRRGQGVGQGVGQGGKSPIVASGVLAGLIVITLGFQLGQTLPVHPYYYTYWNPWLGGGRAAMNMVPVGSGEGLDQVVNYLNQQPEAAETSLVCGASQPWCKWLFKGESLRYASYFDGSWLKADYASLYISHLQRQIYPPEVVDFLLWQKPLRQVDLQGATYAWLYRVPEIEHWAGPFNDLAGLGRLLGYNLSPGVEGGAGGPVGETITATVWWTNLGAGVDHLVLRWLDETGYEWGRARVRPLPEYASLPPEQRAIVVGTAMLTIPPTTPPGTYFLRVSVVAPDEQELLGDFALPATADQLIVTPGQILTNPARLAPANPVHEALSQEITLLGFTPPEQVLNAASPAWLTLYWQATTPPPDYWVNLRLLAGTGKEVAHWQGRPGYGRYPTSQWQSGEIVKDVWALQVEPDIPLGSYGLELSLAHPDGTLPAPSYGLLSNLEVWPQPITYDLPDMQATLNVNFGRRLTLLGYDLYFDTDGAGRGSLAPTFYWQSRAEGQESFDLLLTLRQAETNQTLKQWSAPLGGEFPKTLWKAGEVVTTLYQFNVGAMTGGSYHLDIALKNMATRQVEPVKLTNGSETNFVRIENIQDKIVIRVIK, from the coding sequence ATGAGTAAAACATCGCCTCATTACCTCAAAAATCAATATACCTGGCTTTTGTGGCTTTTGATAGGGGTGGTGGTTGTTATCCCCCGCATTTTGGATTTGGACGTATTCTACGCCCGCGACGAACTGGCCGTGTGGCCCTGGGCCGATGAATTTGCCCTGGCCGTGTGGCAAGGCAACCCGGCCGGCACGCTGACCGAGAGTGATTATCCCGGCATCCCCCTGTTTTGGGCGCAGACCCTCTTTTTGACTCTTAAATACAATGTCCCGGCGCTGTTTCCGCACACCGGGCTGCCCCTGGAAAATCTTTTTGACGGCCGCACGCTTGACCTTTTGGCCGAACGTCGCCTGGTGGTGGGGTTATTTGTGAGTGGGCAAATTCTGGCCGCGGTGTGGTTGGCGCGGCGATTATTTGGTTGGACTGTGGCCCTGCTGGCGGTTGTTTTCTTGGGCCTGGACCCCTTCAGCCTGACCGAAGCGCGCGTGCTGCGCCTGGAAATGATTTCGGACCAATTTGTTTTTCTCAGCCTTTTAACCTACTTTCTCTACCTGCGCGAACGCCGGTGGGGTTGGATTCTTCTTTCGGGCGTGATGGCCGGCCTGGGCGTGTCCAGCAAAACAGCCGCCGGTTTGGTGGCGCCTTACATCTGGCTGTTGTTGCTGTTGGAGTTTGTTTTTGCCCGGCGCGCCCGGCCGGAAAAACTCAAACGGGTGGTGGTCAACGGCCTTATCTGGGCGGGCGGGGCTATTGGCATTTTTTGGCTGATCTGGCCGGCCATGTGGGTCAAACCTCTGGCGGCGCTCAATTATATTTTTGGGTTGGGCCTGTCACAGGCCGCCGAAGAAAGCGTGTGGCATGGCGATGTTTTCTTCTGGGGCCGGCTCGTGCCCAATGATCCCGGCCCGTTTTTTTATCCCGTGGTTTTGGCCTTTCGGACCATGCCGCTCACTTGGCTGGGCGTGGTCGCAGCCTTGCTGCTGCTGGGTTTGTTGATGTTTTACCCGCAGGGCAGTTATGCCCGCTTTCCCCTGTCTTCACCGGCCGGCCCCCGCCTGGGACGGCTCTCGTGGCCCGGCATGGCCCTGGTTTTACTGTTGACCTTCATCATCCTGCTCTTGCTGGAAATGACCCTGGTGATCAGCAAGGTTGACCGCTTTCTGCTGCTAATTTTTCCGGCTGTGGGGATGTTGAGCGCTCTTGGCTTGGCCGCTTTTTTTGAATGGCTGGCAAATGGGGCGGCCCGGTTATGGGCCAAACGCCGGGGCCAGGGAGTCGGCCAAGGAGTTGGCCAAGGAGGCAAAAGCCCAATCGTAGCTTCCGGCGTCCTGGCCGGCCTGATTGTTATCACCCTCGGTTTTCAACTCGGCCAGACCCTGCCGGTTCATCCCTATTATTACACGTATTGGAATCCATGGTTGGGCGGGGGACGGGCGGCTATGAACATGGTGCCGGTGGGCAGCGGCGAGGGGTTGGACCAGGTGGTGAATTATCTCAACCAGCAACCGGAGGCGGCGGAAACGAGCCTGGTTTGCGGCGCGTCTCAGCCCTGGTGTAAATGGTTGTTCAAGGGCGAATCGTTGCGTTATGCCAGCTATTTTGACGGTTCCTGGCTAAAGGCGGATTACGCCTCGTTGTACATTTCTCATCTCCAACGGCAAATTTATCCGCCGGAGGTGGTTGACTTTTTGCTGTGGCAAAAACCGTTGCGCCAGGTTGACTTGCAGGGCGCCACCTACGCCTGGCTGTACCGGGTGCCCGAGATTGAACATTGGGCCGGTCCCTTTAATGACCTGGCCGGATTGGGGCGTTTGTTGGGGTATAACCTGTCGCCCGGAGTGGAGGGTGGGGCCGGCGGGCCGGTTGGCGAGACCATCACGGCCACCGTCTGGTGGACCAATTTGGGGGCCGGTGTTGATCACCTGGTTTTGCGCTGGCTTGATGAAACCGGCTACGAGTGGGGTCGGGCCAGGGTCAGGCCGCTGCCCGAATATGCCTCCCTTCCACCTGAGCAGCGGGCCATTGTGGTGGGCACGGCCATGCTCACCATTCCCCCCACCACGCCGCCGGGCACTTATTTTTTGCGGGTGAGTGTGGTTGCGCCCGACGAGCAGGAACTGTTGGGCGACTTTGCGCTGCCTGCCACCGCCGACCAGTTAATCGTGACCCCCGGCCAGATTTTAACGAACCCGGCCCGGTTGGCGCCGGCTAACCCGGTTCATGAGGCTTTAAGCCAGGAAATCACCCTACTTGGTTTCACCCCGCCGGAGCAAGTGTTAAATGCCGCTTCGCCGGCCTGGCTTACCCTGTATTGGCAGGCCACAACCCCACCCCCTGACTATTGGGTCAACTTACGCTTGCTGGCCGGTACAGGCAAAGAGGTCGCGCACTGGCAGGGCCGGCCCGGTTACGGCCGTTATCCCACTTCTCAATGGCAGTCCGGGGAAATTGTTAAGGACGTGTGGGCTTTACAGGTTGAGCCGGATATCCCTCTTGGCTCGTATGGCCTGGAACTATCGCTTGCCCATCCTGACGGTACCCTCCCTGCCCCCTCTTACGGCCTGCTTTCCAATCTTGAAGTTTGGCCTCAACCCATCACCTATGACCTGCCCGACATGCAGGCTACCTTGAACGTAAACTTTGGCCGCCGCCTGACCCTGTTGGGTTACGATCTCTATTTTGATACGGATGGAGCCGGGCGGGGGTCCCTTGCGCCCACGTTTTATTGGCAAAGCCGGGCCGAGGGACAGGAGTCGTTTGACCTCCTGTTGACCTTACGCCAGGCGGAGACGAACCAGACGTTAAAACAGTGGTCGGCGCCGTTAGGGGGCGAATTTCCCAAAACTTTGTGGAAGGCCGGGGAAGTTGTCACCACCCTTTATCAATTTAACGTTGGCGCGATGACGGGCGGAAGCTATCACCTGGATATTGCCCTTAAAAATATGGCCACAAGGCAAGTTGAGCCGGTTAAGCTAACCAACGGCTCGGAAACCAACTTTGTTAGGATAGAAAATATTCAAGATAAAATTGTAATCCGGGTGATTAAATAA
- a CDS encoding glycosyltransferase family 39 protein — protein MRNIPHFRNYRAFYFVLIIFLMALGPRITTLSGTFIVNDETLYWSWTNEFVTALLNFDWAGTLVGKGYPSVTVFWVHGAGFLVHFLVDTLRGYSWAEFVQRAALDQPFNFDLLGQRRLAMGLANALLLGLIFWQARLLVGEAIAFLGTGLMALSPFLLADARTMRGDALMSSLMLASVLGFLLFLLKRRWFYLVFSGLSLGLAMLTKITAIPVTGFVVLAMGLYLGLYRREVNWLRRLRWGVVVLLDWGGIVALTIVALWPALWVAPGEVFVFVRNYALGSIDGRLNYFWGQLTFDQSIPLFYPNAFLFRATPLVVLGGAIMAGLAGISGWHLLRWMAGWKVNLRYRLDNLWRMTVPARWTLLALGVYSVVYWLVLNAGALKRDRYLMPIFPAVHLIAAAGLLWLVKQVGQRWPGANWPIWGVFGLLLALQWAQVLSTHPFYYTYWSPLLGGGRVAQQAMMAESGVETLALVELSQSPDAKNQTLALLYTRDFAPAYTGRVVRLADQSPWITAGHVLLRQYHFQTEKLDPNLLEYLYRKRPERVIEFQGYAWAWLYPGPAAQYYAGSLLDGQAELLGYNLSRDRASVDRPLQVKLFWRNRGYNPRHQIFVRLVDAQGFAWAAMTAQPLPQFEAVAGKLGAIVESEAFLQIPPGTPPGLYFLKIGLTVGPDEPDIGEFALPSAGDKVVVERPAVQPTLVFTYPLSQKLTHNLTLLGTDVEPPLILTPQTPQPLTLYWQAGENITADYGLLFRLVDAAGNEVASWSGRPARGLYPTSRWQPGELVRDPWLLNLAEAQQTRPVSPGYYHLQLVLFAEPSGPATGEVLLGRVEVLDRRRLYTLPPVEHPLEVRLGEAIFLLGYDLTQVPLTGGARSTLTLYWQAVQPVSLDYTVFAQMLDPTGQVVGQHDGLPAAGTLPTTAWEVGEIIPDRHQFDFALTQSGLYRLIVGMYNPQTGKRLPVTDPQGQAAGDFWTLYTFEAGAAK, from the coding sequence ATGCGTAACATCCCTCATTTTCGCAACTATAGAGCCTTTTATTTTGTTTTGATTATTTTTTTGATGGCGCTGGGGCCGCGCATAACCACCTTGAGCGGCACTTTTATTGTCAATGATGAAACCCTCTATTGGAGTTGGACAAACGAGTTTGTCACAGCCTTGCTTAATTTTGATTGGGCCGGAACCCTGGTGGGTAAGGGTTATCCCTCGGTGACGGTGTTTTGGGTGCATGGGGCCGGCTTTTTGGTTCATTTTTTGGTTGACACCCTCCGGGGCTACTCCTGGGCCGAGTTTGTCCAGCGGGCCGCTTTGGACCAACCCTTCAACTTTGACCTGCTTGGCCAGCGCCGCCTGGCCATGGGGCTGGCCAACGCCCTTTTGCTCGGCTTGATTTTTTGGCAGGCCAGGCTCCTGGTGGGCGAGGCGATAGCCTTTTTGGGCACCGGCTTAATGGCCCTTTCTCCCTTTTTATTGGCCGACGCCCGCACCATGCGCGGCGATGCGCTCATGAGCAGCCTGATGCTGGCCAGTGTTTTGGGTTTTTTGTTGTTTCTCTTAAAACGCCGTTGGTTTTACCTTGTTTTTTCCGGCCTTAGTTTGGGATTGGCCATGCTCACCAAAATCACGGCCATTCCCGTGACCGGCTTTGTTGTTTTGGCGATGGGCCTTTATCTGGGGCTGTATCGCCGGGAGGTGAACTGGCTGCGCCGGTTGCGGTGGGGGGTTGTTGTTTTGCTGGACTGGGGCGGCATTGTCGCCCTGACCATCGTTGCGCTTTGGCCCGCCCTGTGGGTTGCGCCCGGCGAGGTTTTTGTTTTTGTGCGTAACTACGCCCTGGGTTCCATTGACGGCCGGCTCAACTATTTTTGGGGCCAACTCACCTTCGACCAATCCATCCCCTTGTTTTATCCCAACGCCTTCCTTTTTCGGGCCACCCCTTTAGTGGTGTTGGGCGGGGCCATTATGGCCGGCCTGGCCGGGATAAGCGGCTGGCATCTGCTGCGGTGGATGGCCGGGTGGAAGGTCAATTTGCGGTATCGTTTGGACAACTTATGGCGAATGACCGTCCCGGCCCGGTGGACACTCCTGGCTCTGGGCGTTTATTCTGTCGTCTACTGGCTGGTGCTCAATGCCGGCGCCCTCAAACGAGATCGCTATTTAATGCCCATTTTCCCGGCGGTTCATCTCATTGCTGCGGCCGGTCTGTTATGGCTGGTCAAACAAGTAGGCCAACGTTGGCCTGGCGCAAATTGGCCGATCTGGGGGGTGTTTGGGCTATTGCTGGCTTTGCAGTGGGCGCAGGTTCTGTCAACGCATCCATTTTATTACACTTATTGGAGTCCCTTGCTGGGCGGCGGGCGAGTGGCCCAACAAGCGATGATGGCCGAGTCGGGCGTGGAAACGTTGGCCCTGGTTGAGTTGAGCCAATCACCCGATGCCAAAAACCAAACCCTGGCCCTGCTCTATACCCGCGATTTTGCCCCGGCCTACACTGGCCGGGTGGTGCGCCTGGCCGATCAATCCCCCTGGATTACGGCTGGTCACGTGCTGCTGCGCCAGTATCATTTTCAAACTGAAAAGCTGGACCCCAACCTGCTTGAGTATTTGTATCGAAAAAGGCCGGAACGGGTGATTGAGTTTCAGGGTTATGCCTGGGCCTGGCTTTATCCCGGGCCGGCGGCCCAATATTATGCGGGCAGTCTTTTAGACGGCCAGGCGGAATTATTGGGCTACAATCTGAGCCGTGATCGGGCTTCTGTTGACCGGCCATTGCAAGTAAAACTTTTTTGGCGTAATCGGGGTTACAACCCGCGCCATCAAATCTTTGTGCGCCTGGTTGATGCTCAGGGATTTGCCTGGGCGGCCATGACTGCCCAACCTTTGCCCCAATTTGAGGCGGTGGCCGGTAAATTGGGGGCCATTGTGGAAAGCGAAGCGTTTCTCCAGATTCCGCCCGGCACGCCGCCCGGCCTATACTTTTTGAAAATCGGGCTTACGGTTGGCCCAGATGAACCGGATATTGGCGAATTCGCGCTGCCTTCCGCTGGCGACAAAGTGGTGGTGGAAAGGCCGGCGGTCCAACCAACTCTGGTCTTTACCTACCCGCTGTCCCAAAAACTAACCCATAACCTGACTTTATTGGGAACCGATGTTGAACCTCCGCTGATCTTAACGCCGCAAACACCCCAACCGCTTACCCTCTATTGGCAGGCCGGGGAAAACATCACCGCGGATTATGGGCTTTTGTTTCGTTTGGTGGATGCGGCTGGGAATGAAGTGGCCTCCTGGTCTGGCCGCCCTGCTCGCGGCCTGTACCCAACCTCCCGCTGGCAACCGGGCGAACTTGTCCGCGATCCCTGGCTGCTGAATCTGGCCGAAGCCCAACAAACCCGGCCCGTTTCCCCGGGATATTACCACTTGCAGCTTGTTTTGTTTGCAGAACCGTCCGGGCCGGCGACGGGAGAGGTTTTGTTGGGCCGGGTGGAAGTCCTGGACCGGCGGCGATTATACACCCTTCCGCCGGTAGAGCATCCCCTTGAGGTTAGACTGGGTGAAGCGATTTTTTTGTTAGGGTATGATTTGACCCAGGTTCCTTTGACCGGCGGGGCGCGGTCTACCCTGACCCTGTATTGGCAGGCTGTCCAACCCGTATCCCTGGATTATACTGTTTTTGCGCAAATGCTTGACCCCACCGGCCAGGTGGTCGGCCAGCACGACGGCCTACCTGCTGCCGGTACGCTGCCTACCACGGCGTGGGAGGTCGGCGAAATCATTCCGGATCGCCATCAATTTGATTTTGCCCTGACTCAGAGCGGCCTCTATCGCCTGATTGTGGGCATGTATAACCCGCAAACAGGAAAGCGTTTGCCCGTTACGGACCCTCAGGGACAGGCTGCCGGTGATTTCTGGACGCTTTATACGTTTGAGGCTGGCGCGGCCAAATAA
- a CDS encoding glycosyltransferase family 39 protein has protein sequence MKSIIITAGIALLLAVFVTLSWYPGQLVAGLLFIAFLPGYTLLAALWPNSGDAPFTQPEQWLVAVAVSYGLSVTVLMFMVFARLPLNGLTVVSGLAGITLILAWVAWLRAQKGTPHPRRVHLDSWLIGLGLVVLVAALFRIVNIYYSDHQGDEAEILLRAVSLGYGRIEAMLTHTKGPGEILLLNAIGAIAGQFDEQTVRLPFALAGTAAIGLVALLGRRLFNNLVGLVAGLLAAVEGVLISYARTAQYQSVVLLFTLAALLCFYRFYQTGGRSRRLHGLGAFLLAAAILFHFEAVLLVPVAIYLTLAHLGRPKLQQLTAYLSRLVYLWPSAVIFIVLLAVFYIPFLLHPSVQKTGVYLENRVIAGSLPPFNNLAHFFYFQAVKYNSIYHVVGLNLLLLLALLIDFARTFWDKANQQTDHRVSRFTDYVSRFVPAMAVGLILAGLILVMRGEQRLSAWLLGLGLFFIFGLIIFSRATPLPQRVLWLWIAPSFLTYVVLVNRPGKHHYLFLAALIIAGALAVAQLWSAGVKRWPWLKPAGGRWLTAGLGVMLLLIFAAHAVMLFLRNDLEYILTYPAHKNAFYPTDAHYPHDTRIGFGFPFRLGWQMVGRLKRTGQLEGTWAGNDDGNAPLWYMLNTPPTPCYPDYVLRGEITYKGSADFDVPFDPQNFGYVPRYRIWGNDRLRLTILAFDPLAGEVEPFDLYETAHFPPPVTATDFAAGMKPQEPPTPQIRLEPAPVLGEGSELKDNAPPEYLERAKRLKGQVALIGYDLETQFAQPDGIVPVTLHWQAQNLLSLRYKVFVHLLSADGRVWSQADDFPVCGLSHANSWPPGAVVQDRHLLKLPPDLPPGAYTLLVGMYEPELGLRLNYFDVAGNEQGNSLTAGTLEVRPGS, from the coding sequence ATGAAGTCTATTATCATCACTGCCGGAATTGCGCTGTTACTGGCCGTGTTTGTAACGTTGTCGTGGTATCCGGGGCAACTGGTAGCCGGTTTATTGTTTATTGCCTTTTTGCCCGGTTATACGCTCCTGGCGGCGCTCTGGCCCAATTCCGGCGACGCCCCTTTCACTCAGCCGGAACAATGGTTGGTGGCCGTGGCGGTCAGCTATGGATTGAGCGTCACCGTGCTGATGTTCATGGTTTTTGCCCGGCTGCCGTTAAATGGGTTGACCGTAGTGAGCGGCCTGGCCGGGATAACCCTAATTTTGGCCTGGGTCGCCTGGCTGCGCGCGCAAAAGGGGACTCCTCATCCGCGAAGGGTTCATCTGGATTCCTGGCTTATCGGGTTGGGCCTCGTTGTTCTGGTGGCGGCGCTCTTTCGGATAGTCAATATTTATTATTCCGATCACCAAGGCGATGAGGCCGAAATCTTATTACGGGCGGTGTCGTTGGGTTATGGCCGTATTGAGGCTATGCTCACCCACACCAAAGGCCCCGGCGAGATTTTGTTATTGAACGCCATTGGCGCTATCGCGGGCCAATTTGACGAACAAACGGTTCGGTTGCCCTTTGCGCTGGCCGGCACAGCCGCGATTGGCCTGGTGGCGCTGTTGGGCCGGCGATTGTTCAATAATTTGGTTGGCCTGGTGGCCGGTTTGCTGGCCGCTGTTGAAGGGGTTTTGATTTCCTACGCGCGCACGGCCCAATACCAGAGTGTGGTCTTGTTGTTCACCCTGGCTGCGTTGTTATGTTTTTATCGTTTTTATCAAACCGGCGGGCGTTCCAGGCGTTTGCACGGCCTGGGCGCGTTTTTGCTGGCTGCGGCTATTCTGTTTCATTTTGAAGCGGTATTGCTGGTGCCGGTAGCCATTTATTTGACCCTGGCCCACCTGGGACGGCCCAAACTTCAACAGCTAACTGCTTATCTTTCGCGCCTGGTTTATCTATGGCCTTCGGCCGTTATCTTTATCGTTTTGCTGGCTGTTTTTTATATCCCTTTTTTGTTACATCCCAGCGTTCAAAAAACCGGCGTGTATCTGGAAAACCGGGTGATAGCGGGCAGCCTGCCGCCTTTTAATAATTTGGCCCACTTTTTTTACTTTCAGGCGGTCAAATACAACTCTATTTATCACGTGGTTGGGCTTAATTTATTGTTATTGCTGGCGCTGCTCATTGACTTTGCCAGGACATTTTGGGATAAGGCAAATCAACAAACAGACCATCGTGTTTCTCGTTTCACAGATTACGTCTCGCGGTTTGTCCCGGCGATGGCCGTCGGCCTGATCCTGGCCGGTCTGATTTTGGTGATGAGGGGGGAGCAAAGATTATCGGCCTGGTTGTTGGGGTTGGGGCTATTTTTTATTTTTGGCCTGATCATCTTTTCGCGGGCCACGCCGCTACCCCAGCGAGTGCTCTGGTTGTGGATAGCGCCCTCTTTTTTAACTTACGTGGTTCTGGTCAATCGTCCCGGCAAACACCATTATTTGTTCCTGGCCGCTTTGATCATAGCCGGCGCGCTGGCGGTGGCCCAACTATGGTCGGCGGGCGTCAAACGCTGGCCGTGGTTAAAACCTGCCGGGGGACGATGGTTGACCGCGGGCCTGGGGGTCATGCTGCTGCTAATTTTTGCCGCCCATGCCGTCATGCTGTTTTTGCGCAACGACCTGGAATACATCCTCACCTATCCGGCGCACAAAAACGCCTTTTACCCCACCGATGCCCACTATCCCCACGATACCCGCATTGGGTTTGGTTTTCCGTTTCGCCTGGGCTGGCAAATGGTGGGCCGGTTGAAGCGCACCGGGCAGTTAGAGGGCACGTGGGCCGGCAATGACGACGGCAACGCGCCCCTGTGGTACATGCTCAACACGCCGCCCACTCCCTGCTACCCCGACTACGTTTTACGGGGCGAAATCACTTACAAGGGCAGCGCTGATTTTGACGTGCCCTTTGACCCGCAGAATTTTGGCTATGTGCCCCGCTATCGCATTTGGGGCAATGACCGGCTGCGGTTGACGATTTTGGCCTTTGACCCGCTGGCCGGTGAAGTTGAGCCGTTTGACCTGTACGAAACTGCCCACTTTCCGCCGCCGGTTACGGCGACCGATTTTGCGGCCGGTATGAAGCCGCAGGAGCCGCCGACCCCGCAAATCCGGCTCGAGCCGGCCCCGGTTTTAGGCGAAGGTTCGGAATTAAAAGATAACGCCCCGCCCGAATACCTGGAACGAGCCAAACGCTTAAAGGGTCAGGTGGCCTTGATTGGTTATGACCTGGAGACGCAGTTTGCCCAACCGGACGGAATTGTGCCTGTTACCTTACATTGGCAGGCGCAAAACTTATTGAGTTTGCGTTACAAGGTATTTGTCCACTTGCTTTCGGCGGATGGCCGGGTGTGGTCTCAGGCCGATGATTTTCCGGTCTGCGGCCTGTCGCACGCCAATAGTTGGCCGCCGGGAGCCGTTGTTCAGGATCGCCACCTGCTCAAACTGCCCCCCGACCTTCCCCCTGGTGCTTATACCTTGCTGGTGGGCATGTACGAGCCGGAGTTAGGATTGCGCCTGAATTATTTTGATGTGGCTGGAAATGAACAGGGTAATAGTTTAACGGCGGGAACTCTAGAAGTTAGACCCGGATCATGA
- a CDS encoding SGNH/GDSL hydrolase family protein translates to MYWFVLSIIAFAVISLVLNITFLFRYIWKDKFGKTRQIAQNISLLLISFLITLLLLELFLKLFFAQSNTFGFTLAATNWRQRYVHVNSLGYRDKEWTPTLLEGRTKIMVLGDSFVEGTGIENPADRFSDLLGQKLGQEYAVLNAGLSGADTKDEIRNALAYPYQPDIVILSFCLNDIDSTAKDMKFTRPNLIVPPPFLVAESYALNFFYWRLYRLIPQADEIYWDWIMTVYHNPDIWQVYRGELLQMAQIARAGNSQFIVVIFPDMIKIEESRPITSQVANLYREQGVPVLDVTDLLAGIAPANLIVSNVDAHPNEFVHRLVAEELYRLVLDSQQAVNK, encoded by the coding sequence ATGTACTGGTTTGTCCTTTCTATCATCGCCTTTGCTGTAATTAGTTTGGTTTTGAATATAACTTTCTTGTTCCGTTATATCTGGAAAGATAAGTTTGGCAAAACCAGGCAGATTGCGCAAAATATTTCGCTGCTCTTGATTTCGTTTTTGATTACCCTGTTGTTGCTGGAGTTATTTCTTAAACTTTTTTTTGCTCAATCTAACACCTTTGGTTTTACCCTGGCCGCCACAAATTGGCGCCAGCGTTATGTTCATGTTAATTCGCTGGGCTATCGGGATAAAGAATGGACGCCAACGTTACTGGAGGGTCGCACCAAAATTATGGTTTTGGGCGATTCTTTTGTTGAGGGCACCGGCATAGAGAATCCGGCGGACCGTTTTTCCGATTTGTTGGGTCAGAAGCTGGGCCAGGAATATGCCGTGCTGAATGCGGGCCTCAGTGGGGCCGATACCAAGGACGAAATCAGAAACGCTCTGGCGTATCCTTATCAGCCGGATATTGTCATCCTTTCCTTTTGTCTCAACGATATCGATTCAACGGCTAAAGATATGAAGTTTACGCGGCCAAACCTGATCGTGCCCCCTCCTTTTTTGGTGGCCGAATCCTATGCGCTGAACTTTTTTTATTGGCGTCTGTACCGGCTTATACCGCAAGCTGATGAAATTTATTGGGATTGGATAATGACCGTTTACCATAACCCCGATATTTGGCAAGTTTATCGGGGCGAACTGTTACAGATGGCCCAAATTGCCAGGGCCGGGAACAGCCAATTCATCGTGGTCATTTTTCCAGATATGATAAAAATTGAGGAAAGCCGCCCGATTACTTCCCAGGTTGCTAACCTTTATCGTGAACAAGGAGTCCCGGTTTTGGATGTAACCGATTTGCTGGCTGGAATAGCCCCCGCCAACTTGATTGTCAGCAATGTTGACGCCCATCCAAACGAATTTGTCCACCGCCTTGTGGCTGAAGAATTATACCGGCTGGTGTTGGATAGCCAGCAAGCCGTAAACAAGTAA